In the genome of Podospora pseudocomata strain CBS 415.72m chromosome 2 map unlocalized CBS415.72m_2.2, whole genome shotgun sequence, one region contains:
- a CDS encoding uncharacterized protein (EggNog:ENOG503NUHU; COG:C): MSPLITSTGKPRVILGLMTFGPDEETGARITDVGEYNRVLDLLQSRGYNEVDTARLYIGGKQEAFTAETNWQQRGLTLATKVVYPKDGGENTKEKVQESVAISLKELKAEAVDILYLHAADRSTPFAETLEAINELHKAGRFVTFGISNFTAFEVAEIVLTCKYNGWVRPTLYQGMYNAITRSLEPELIPALRRYGLDLVVYNPLAGGLFSGKIKTKDFVPAEGRFSDSTTTMGKMYRNRYFKDSTFQALKIVEEAAEKAGITLIEAALRWVVHHSALNIKAGNDGVIIGVSSYEQLDGNLTDLEKGPLPQEVVKAFDEAWKVNKADTVNYWHGEVKYGYDTREALFGAGAK; encoded by the exons atgTCACCTCTCATCACTTCCACGGGCAAGCCCCGCGTCATTCTCGGCTTGATGACCTTTGGCCCAGATGAGGAAACCGGCGCCAGAATAACCGACGTGGGGGAGTACAACCGCGTTCTGGACCTGCTGCAGAGCAGAGGTTATAACGAGGTCGACACAGCGAGGCTGTACATCGGGGGCAAGCAGGAAGCCTTCACTGCAGAGACGAACTGGCAACAAAGGGGGCTGACTCTGGCGACCAAGGTGGTGTACCCCaaggatggaggagagaaCACCAAGGAGAAAGTCCAGGAAAGCGTGGCCATCAGCTTGAAGGAGCTGAAGGCTGAGGCGGTGGATATCTTGTACTTGCATGCTGCT GACCGCTCCACTCCCTTTGCGGAAACACTCGAGGCCATCAACGAGCTTCACAAAGCCGGCAGGTTTGTCACCTTTGGCATCTCCAACTTTACCGCCTTCGAGGTTGCCGAGATTGTCCTTACGTGCAAGTACAACGGCTGGGTCAGGCCAACCTTGTACCAGGGCATGTACAACGCCATCACTCGCTCTCTGGAGCCCGAGCTGATCCCCGCGCTGAGACGCTACGGCCTCGATCTCGTGGTCTACAACCCCCTCGCCGGCGGTCTCTTTTCGGGCAAGATCAAGACCAAGGACTTTGTGCCTGCCGAGGGGAGGTTCAGcgacagcaccaccacgaTGGGCAAGATGTACCGCAACAGGTACTTCAAGGACTCCACCTTCCAGGCGCTCaagattgtggaggaggcggcggaaaAGGCGGGCATCACGCTCATCGAGGCGGCgttgaggtgggtggtgcatCACTCGGCGTTGAACATCAAGGCCGGGAACGACGGGGTGATCATTGGGGTTAGCAGCTACGAGCAGCTGGATGGCAACTTGACGGATCTGGAGAAGGGACCGTTGCcgcaggaggtggtgaaggcgtTTGATGAGGCGTGGAAGGTGAACAAGGCTGATACGGTGAACTACTGGCACGGGGAGGTCAAGTATGGGTATGATACGAGGGAGGCGCTTTTTGGAGCTGGTGCTAAATAA
- a CDS encoding uncharacterized protein (EggNog:ENOG503P4T1; COG:S) — MAYQLPPLPQPIAVFDQFVARQTETLVIKEKLLDSFDIKTHTGQPVLRVQGQLLSMRGRKTVTDLGGAHLFDIVKEMLHIHATFAANSQSGQRLLEVKSGFALVGSKARATFTNRRTGQPVTLFMKGNWFDTSADIVDEATGAVVARIDRKLLNMREAFLGQQTYHLTVAPGADMAVLVAMCIALDEKNNEGQGGFCTVM; from the exons atggCCTACCAACTACCCCCCTTACCGCAACCCATCGCGGTGTTCGACCAGTTTGTCGCTCGGCAAACCGAAACACTggtcatcaaggagaagttACTCGACAGCTTTGACATCAAGACACACACAGGGCAACCTGTGCTTCGAGTTCAGGGTCAGCTGCTGTCTATGAGAGGACGAAAGACGGTCACGGATTTGGGGGGTGCTCATCTATTCGACATCGTCAAGGAGATGCTCCATATACACGCCACATTTGCTGCAAATAGTCAATCTGGGCAGAGGCTGTTGGAAGTGAAGAGTGGTTTTGCTT TGGTCGGTTCCAAAGCTAGAGCAACATTTACAAACAGGCGAACTGGCCAGCCGGTCACTCTTTTTATGAAGGGCAACTGGTTTGACACGTCGGCGGATATTGTTGATGAGGCCACTGGCGCCGTGGTTGCGAGGATTGACCGCAAGTTGTTGAACATGAGGGAGGCGTTTCTTGGTCAGCAGACATACCACCTCACGGTTGCGCCAGGGGCTGATATGGCTGTTCTGGTCGCTATGTGCATTGCCCTTGATGAAAAGAACAATGAGGGACAGGGTGGGTTCTGCACGGTGATgtga
- a CDS encoding uncharacterized protein (EggNog:ENOG503NZSN): MGPGGLAQMSHAPYNTTHGLGMASSGLASRRGGQNLKPLSFEGMKAPTEQDNGLPTPRTSRGHLLAGLRTAPKSAMASSFPNNGPASPTVQGPAGRNNRNSMGPGMFDNMYGGPKTSIPRFGGAHQQQVQQAQQQQAYNVGGGAGGYSQQHYTTEQILAPPQIQLDDVSQDQLDPNIHAQLLYTNAYLSEQQQRLQQQLKALQAAAQQFQGLNLNAQAQLMQQQNSMMQQQGFPNMYQQQAQLQGMMGPTTPDASNVYYDPRTGQIYMDPTQVQVQAQLQAQAQAQLNAQYLQQAQAMQAAMQQQQQQQAGPGAPRVQVSPPPEARNSFRSPTPPRRYDSPLVENPAPLPPPSANAFRRGHKKTPSTVTPSASKTSLTISTGDEPLKTAASSLKTGSFPPMTPLTSGYGPGQARAGEHPVRQPRNPPSLDELKSKPTAKHDGSKNFVTRTRRTVISNIVRAGMERRKEARGSGSVSPVSESAEETVETPVTDNDSDSGRSGSGSLVERDDAECSLPSSRTSTGSWGAIGSDRPSSRQKYERRGPDSASSSDNEGLRDSGSFASLLKNSSRRVKPDTVEGQRKAAMLVLTSSEKRKLVV, from the coding sequence ATGGGCCCTGGCGGTCTCGCTCAAATGTCTCACGCTCcctacaacaccacccacgGCCTCGGCATGGCTTCCTCTGGACTGGCGTCCCGCCGTGGCGGTCAAAATCTCAAGCCTCTCTCGTTCGAGGGTATGAAAGCCCCAACTGAGCAGGATAACGGCCTGCCGACTCCCCGCACCAGCCGCGGCCATCTCCTCGCCGGTCTTCGCACCGCACCCAAGTCGGCTATGGCCTCCAGCTTCCCCAACAACGGTCCCGCTTCACCGACCGTTCAAGGGCCAGCCGGCCGGAACAACCGCAACTCCATGGGCCCCGGTATGTTTGACAACATGTACGGCGGACCTAAGACGTCGATACCCCGGTTCGGCGgtgcccaccagcagcaggttcagcaggctcagcagcagcaggcctacaatgtcggtggtggtgctggtggatATTCGCAGCAGCACTACACCACAGAGCAGATCCTGGCCCCGCCTCAGATCcagcttgatgatgtctcGCAGGACCAGCTTGACCCCAACATCCATGCTCAGCTGCTGTACACCAATGCCTACCTCtcagagcagcagcaacgtcTACAGCAGCAGCTTAAGGCTTTGCAGGCTGCCGCCCAGCAGTTTCAGGGGCTCAATCTCAATGCTCAGGCTCAGCTTATGCAGCAGCAGAACTCTATGATGCAGCAGCAAGGTTTCCCCAACATGTACCAACAGCAAGCCCAGCTTCAGGGTATGATGGGCCCAACCACTCCTGACGCCAGCAATGTCTACTATGACCCCCGCACTGGTCAAATCTACATGGACCCGACCCAGGTGCAGGTGCAGGCACAGCTTCAAGCGCAGGCTCAGGCCCAGCTCAATGCTCAGTACCTCCAGCAAGCCCAAGCGATGCAGGCGGCCatgcaacagcaacagcaacagcaagccgGTCCTGGCGCCCCTCGTGTGCAagtttccccccctcccgagGCGAGAAACAGCTTCCGCAGCCCCACGCCCCCTCGTCGCTACGATTCGCCCCTTGTTGAAAACCCAGCACCGCTGCCCCCTCCGAGCGCCAATGCCTTCCGTCGTGGCCATAAGAAGACCCCTTCGACTGTGACTCCAAGTGCCAGCAAGACTTCTCTGACTATTTCGACTGGTGACGAGCCGCTCAAGACTGCGGCCAGCAGTCTCAAGACGGGCTCGTTTCCGCCTATGACCCCTCTGACTTCTGGCTATGGCCCTGGCCAAGCTCGTGCTGGAGAGCACCCTGTCCGCCAACCCCGGAACCCTCCCTCGCTCGACGAGCTCAAGTCCAAGCCTACTGCCAAGCACGACGGAAGCAAGAACTTTGTGACTCGCACCCGGCGTACCGTCATCAGCAACATTGTTCGTGCTGGCATGGAGCGCCGCAAGGAGGCTCGCGGTTCCGGGAGCGTTAGCCCTGTTTCTGAGAGCGCCGAGGAGACGGTTGAGACACCCGTCACCGACAATGACAGTGATTCGGGCCGCAGTGGATCGGGCAGCCTGGTTGAGCGTGATGATGCCGAGTGCAGCCTGCCCAGCTCGCGTACCAGCACTGGCAGCTGGGGCGCCATTGGTTCCGATCGTCCCAGCTCCCGTCAGAAGTATGAGCGTCGTGGCCCCGACAGCGCCTCGTCATCGGATAACGAGGGTCTCCGCGACTCGGGCAGCTTTGCCAGCCTTCTCAAGAACAGCTCTCGCCGTGTCAAGCCCGATACTGTCGAGGGTCAACGCAAGGCTGCCATGCTTGTTCTCACCAGCTCCGAGAAGCGCAAGCTTGTTGTCTGA
- the MBP1 gene encoding Transcription factor mbp1 (EggNog:ENOG503NTY6; COG:S; Transcription factor mbp1 (MBF subunit p120)) gives MAKGAAPAGVYSATYSGVPVYEFQFGTDLKEHVMRRRADNWVNATHILKAAGFDKPARTRILEREVQKEEHEKVQGGYGKYQGTWIPLEQGEALAQRNNIYERLRPIFEYEPGSESPPPAPRHASKPKAPKAKPAVPKWGSKSQNRKSSLSQPAVFSHSHVQQGVPIQEEYESVASQMHEDDTPDNMTVASASYMAEDDRAYDMSHFSTGHRKRKREEEMRDMTAQQHAMYGDELLDYFLLSTNQQAAIRPDPPTNFQPDWPIDTDRHTSLHWASAMGDTDVIKQLKRFDANLMAQNIRGETPLMWAVNFTNCYMKKTFPTVLNELFKSVDARDHSGCTVIHHAAVMKRGRVQSSTCARYYLDIILNKLVEVRQPEEVQALLDAQDEEGNTALHLAARVNARKCIRSLLGRGAATDIENNEGVRAEDLIKEINTTRSLARTGPQRSSSPFAPETARRNGFRDALGEDPTSKLQLSYQSEAANTVQSRITPLVLQKLQDLSQSYDSEFNETDEAEKEARHILANTQAELNNLRASIAELESRIEADDQASKTEEEVAAAKKQVLALFRRQTQLAIEKATEQNLASVTNGQQQEEEDDSPEERLKLAAQLHAMLVEQEAAEVEYVEARGMLGTGKKIDQYRHLLCSCLPPEDQDMLDQNLEDMISMMEDEAESNSAALLPPGTNPDGVMEGMGKLGGMALAMAEAAEPMEITG, from the exons ATGGCCAAGGGCGCTGCCCCGGCCGGGGTATACAGCGCGACATATAGTGGT GTACCCGTCTACGAGTTTCAGTTTGGGACCGATCTCAAGGAACATGTTATGCGCCGGCGTGCCGACAACTGGGTGAATGCGACACACATCCTGAAGGCTGCCGGTTTTGACAAGCCTGCCCGAACGAGAATTCTGGAGCGTGAAGTTCAAAAGGAGGAGCATGAAAAAGTCCAGGGTGGCTACGGAAAATACCAAG GCACATGGATTCCTCTCGAACAAGGCGAGGCGCTTGCCCAGCGAAACAACATCTACGAACGCTTACGGCCCATCTTTGAGTATGAGCCTGGGAGTGAGAGCCCTCCTCCCGCACCAAGACATGCGAGCAAGCCAAAGGCCCCAAAGGCCAAGCCTGCCGTTCCAAAATGGGGCAGCAAGTCTCAAAACAGGAAGAGTAGTCTGTCGCAGCCCGCTGTGTTCTCACACAGTCACGTCCAACAAGGTGTTCCCATCCAAGAAGAATACGAGAGTGTTGCTTCTCAGATGCACGAAGACGACACCCCCGACAACATGACTGTTGCCTCGGCCTCGTACATGGCTGAGGACGATCGAGCATACGACATGTCGCACTTCTCCACCGGCCACAGGAAGCGcaagagagaggaggagatgcgGGACATGACGGCGCAACAACATGCCATGTACGGGGATGAGCTGCTTGACTACTTTTTGCTGTCTACAAACCAACAGGCTGCCATTCGTCCTGATCCCCCAACCAACTTTCAGCCGGACTGGCCCATCGACACTGACAGGCATACGTCGCTCCATTGGGCTTCGGCCATGGGCGATACCGATGTCATCAAACAGCTAAAGCGGTTTGATGCCAATCTCATGGCTCAGAATATCAGGGGGGAGACGCCATTAATGTGGGCGGTGAACTTTACGAATTGCTACATGAAGAAAACGTTTCCTACCGTTCTCAACGAGCTATTCAAATCGGTGGATGCAAGAGATCACTCTGGGTGCACTGTCATTCACCATGCGGCGGTTATGAAGCGAGGACGGGTACAAAGCTCAACCTGTGCTCGGTATTATCTGGACATCATCCTGAACAAACTGGTAGAAGTTCGTCAGCCAGAGGAGGTACAGGCGCTGCTCGATGCTCAGGATGAAGAGGGCAATACGGCGTTGCATCTGGCGGCCAGAGTCAACGCCAGGAAATGCATCAGATCGCTTCTCGGCCGTGGAGCAGCAACCGACATCGAAAACAATGAGGGCGTGAGAGCGGAGGATTTGATCAAAgaaatcaacaccacccgtTCTCTTGCCCGGACCGGGCCACAGCGCTCCTCGAGTCCGTTCGCCCCTGAGACAGCCCGGCGCAACGGCTTTCGGGATGCCCTTGGAGAAGACCCAACGAGCAAGTTACAGTTGTCATACCAGAGTGAGGCAGCCAACACGGTGCAATCGCGCATCACGCCGCTCGTGCTCCAGAAACTTCAAGATTTGTCTCAAAGCTACGACAGCGAGTTCAACGAGACGGACGAAGCCGAAAAGGAAGCCAGACACATCCTGGCCAACACCCAAGCTgagctcaacaacctccgAGCCAGCATCGCCGAGCTCGAGTCCAGGATCGAAGCCGACGACCAAGCCAGCAAgacggaggaagaggtggccGCCGCCAAGAAGCAAGTCCTTGCTCTCTTTCGCCGGCAGACGCAGCTCGCCATTGAAAAGGCCACTGAACAGAACCTCGCCTCTGTTACCAatggccagcagcaagaggaagaagacgactcACCGGAAGAGCGGCTCAAGCTCGCGGCGCAACTCCATGCCATGTTGGTCGAGCAGGAAGCCGCCGAGGTGGAGTACGTCGAGGCGAGGGGCATGCTTGGGACGGGCAAGAAGATTGATCAGTACAGGCACTTGCTCTGCAGCTGCTTGCCGCCCGAGGACCAGGACATGTTGGACCAGAACCTGGAGGACATGATCTCCatgatggaggatgaggcggaGAGCAACAGTGCCGCTTTATTGCCGCCAGGGACGAACCCGGATGGGGTCATGGAGGGGATGGGCAAGCTGGGTGGGATGGCGCTGGCGATGGCGGAGGCGGCTGAGCCAATGGAGATTACTGGGTGA
- a CDS encoding uncharacterized protein (EggNog:ENOG503P6K7), whose product MPAAPQSKSSALSFAAGMPTLRHPDVNVALGVASPQKQGPSRAHIYLALAVITLLLVARIVKPRRLKPSALLPAPGDCQRAEKVDKHPPRFSPIATSPTSQKGNRPVSVLSPWSQFKGGKGVVPFTRLGIHQQHPSCAAVLTGHGAQRAVFGFLGQTPAMDDNENDPLKDRLRSGSASRGVSTNVPDDADFRYQHDPSPAGRYTEQHVGDSRPSYSSHFFPSNFPEGYGSGGSEGMEIGPMSGYSSFGDRDWSAASDQQAGSSSAVYGQDPNFGAESFTGSPGFSGFDLSTPRRFSRPPPPPPLTPPTRSDNRFPFEDRHIGYAASIPPELDASFIHQPNPAYSGMSTSDDVLNSSPQTADPIPRRRSYTRTVPIGIPVPGTTPAYSAEAMASGTAFTPSSYPPTSPLLPPPPPGPDAPSEYVFVGGPGGPGVVLSDQEIDLHGEIISVMDHSGHGWKRHTRVYGGGVCLACLAAEDQGGFYGDTVPLSDRR is encoded by the exons ATGCCCGCC GCGCCCCAAAGTAAATCATCGGCGCTGAGCTTCGCCGCAGGCATGCCAACACTCAGGCATCCCGACGTCAACGTTGCTCTTGGGGTCGCAAGTCCCCAGAAACAGGGACCCTCAAGAGCACACATATATCTCGCGCTTGCCGTCAttactcttcttcttgttgcccgGATCGTCAAGCCAAGACGTCTCAAACCATCAGCCCTATTGCCTGCACCTGGAGACTGCCAACGTGCTGAGAAAGTCGACAAGCATCCCCCCCGCTTCTCACCAATAGCAACTTCACCAACATCCCAAAAGGGCAACCGACCTGTCTCTGTTTTGTCTCCCTGGAGCCAATTCAAGGGCGGGAAAGGAGTTGTTCCGTTCACTAGGCTCGGGATTCATCAGCAACATCCTTCCTGTGCTGCAGTGCTTACAGGTCACGGTGCCCAGAGAGCCGTGTTCGGATTTTTGGGGCAGACGCCAGCTATGGATGACAACGAGAATGACCCGCTGAAGGATCGCTTGCGCTCAGGGTCAGCATCACGTGGCGTCAGCACCAATGTTCCCGATGACGCCGATTTTAGATACCAACACGACCCCTCCCCGGCCGGCAGGTACACTGAGCAACATGTAGGAGATAGCAGACCGAGCTactcctcccacttcttcCCTTCTAACTTTCCAGAGGGATATGGTAGTGGTGGCTCCGAGGGCATGGAGATAGGACCAATGTCAGGCTACAGCAGCTTTGGCGACCGTGATTGGAGTGCCGCATCTGATCAGCAAGCGGGCTCCTCGAGTGCTGTGTATGGACAGGATCCCAACTTCGGTGCTGAGAGCTTTACTGGGTCCCCTGGCTTTTCTGGCTTCGATCTCAGCACTCCCCGACGCTTTTCGcgcccacctccaccaccaccactaacACCTCCAACACGTAGCGACAACAGGTTTCCCTTCGAAGACCGTCATATCGGCTATGCAGCATCGATCCCGCCAGAGCTGGACGCCAGCTTCATACACCAGCCCAATCCAGCTTATAGCGGCATGTCAACATCAGACGACGTCTTGAACTCCAGCCCCCAGACCGCAGACCCAATACCGCGCAGAAGATCCTACACGAGGACTGTCCCCATCGGAATTCCTGTTCCTGGAACCACGCCCGCCTACTCTGCTGAGGCAATGGCGTCAGGTACTGCCTTCACCCCCTCGAGCTATCCGCCAACATCGCCtcttctgcctcctcctccacccggGCCCGATGCTCCCTCCGAGTACGTATTTGTGGGTGGGCCGGGAGGTCCAGGTGTTGTCTTGTCAGATCAGGAGATCGATCTCCACGGCGAGATCATATCAGTCATGGATCACTCGGGTCATGGGTGGAAAAGGCATACACGCGTCTACGGTGGAGGCGTTTGTCTCGCCTGCCTCGCCGCCGAAGACCAAGGTGGCTTTTATGGCGACACGGTGCCTCTCTCGGATCGGCGATGA
- a CDS encoding uncharacterized protein (COG:E; COG:G; EggNog:ENOG503NUQK) codes for MRSTKAPRPGEQPLLSSYHSSDDEERGRRTLRGGNRRGSPLPPTSTSSAHTPTYSHFAVPDLTTSRPTLSRRSTNQLRSRSPTSARLEAKRKYTYAAVFLVTSLVSFVVQTELASYIQHDLGWNKAYAMLYLTHGSWVFLWPLQLLFLRLQRREQSWHQFWNNHKQILRKTAQIVERQEVRVPRGMGADRSPWPYLARTTAVVTTALTVAGSSWYVAVSMTTPSDLTAIYNCSAFFAYAFSIPLLKERLRLDKMVAVFVAIIGVLVVAYGGGSSSDEAGQAGPATRFAGNIVIGIGSVLYGLYEVLYKRYACPPDGTSANRSMMFANTFGSLIGVFTVLVLWIPIPVLHVLGWETFEMPTGETASLLLISVFANMVFSGSFLVLISLTSPVLSSVAALLTIFIVAIVDWCLTGQPLEAPAILGGLLIIAAFAMLSWSTWKEMNEDERKGPVDLSSDSGDED; via the coding sequence ATGCGCAGCACCAAGGCTCCTCGCCCCGGCGAGCAACCTCTGCTTTCCTCATATCACAGTTCCGACGATGAAGAAAGGGGCCGCAGGACACTTCGAGGAGGAAACCGTCGCGGAAGCCCCCTtccgccaacctcaacatcctcggCCCACACACCTACATACTCGCATTTCGCCGTCCCAGACTTGACCACGAGTCGCCCGACCCTGAGCCGTCGCAGTACGAATCAACTACGCTCCCGTAGCCCTACGAGTGCCCGCCTCGAGGCGAAACGCAAGTACACATACGCTGCCGTTTTCCTGGTCACGAGCTTGGTATCGTTTGTGGTGCAAACGGAATTGGCATCGTACATACAGCACGACTTGGGATGGAACAAGGCATATGCCATGCTGTATTTGACACATGGATCGTGGGTCTTTCTCTGGCCACTGCAGCTGCTGTTTTTGCGCCTTCAAAGACGGGAGCAGTCATGGCATCAGTTTTGGAACAACCACAAGCAAATTCTGAGAAAAACAGCCCAGATAGTGGAACGACAAGAGGTCAGAGTACCCAGGGGAATGGGCGCTGACCGCTCGCCCTGGCCATATCTTGCTCGGACAACAGCAGTGGTGACGACAGCCTTGACCGTCGCTGGATCGAGTTGGTATGTTGCCGTCAGCATGACCACGCCCAGCGATTTGACAGCCATCTACAACTGCAGTGCCTTCTTTGCCTACGCCTTTTCCATTCCCTTGCTGAAGGAACGGCTTCGGCTCGACAAGATGGTGGCCGTATTCGTGGCTATCATCGGTGTGCTGGTGGTAGCTTATGGCGGCGGTAGCTCCTCGGATGAAGCTGGGCAGGCTGGCCCTGCCACTCGCTTTGCCGGCAACATCGTCATTGGCATCGGTTCCGTGTTGTATGGGCTCTACGAGGTCCTCTACAAACGATATGCATGCCCGCCAGATGGAACAAGCGCCAACAGGAGCATGATGTTCGCCAATACCTTTGGCAGCTTGATCGGAGTTTTCACCGTCCTGGTCCTGTGGATCCCAATACCGGTGCTCCATGTGCTTGGATGGGAGACATTTGAGATGCCGACAGGTGaaaccgcctccctcttACTCATCAGCGTCTTTGCCAACATGGTCTTCTCGGGCTCTTTCTTGGTTCTAATCTCATTGACGAGCCCGGTCCTCAGCTCGGTTGCCGCACTCCTCACCATTTTCATCGTTGCCATTGTAGATTGGTGCTTGACTGGCCAACCGTTAGAGGCTCCCGCCATCCTTGGGGGACTGCTTATCATAGCGGCTTTTGCAATGCTCAGCTGGAGCACATGGAAGGAGATGAATGAAGATGAACGCAAGGGGCCGGTGGATCTGAGCAGCGATAGCGGCGACGAAGACTAG
- a CDS encoding uncharacterized protein (COG:E; EggNog:ENOG503NWD1), producing the protein MAPPAADIDVQTAPVVVPVPTKGSIAPGHSSASRLSGPLTYSGTLDTYEHFDVTNVIGREFTNLQLSEILHDDDKIRDLAILVSQRGVVFFRNQDLSIDDQKLLGQRLGELTGKPETSKLHKHALANSKRGIAVDENGKLDDEVSVISSEQNRKYYADRYGYTAKRLASEGWHADITFEHTPSDYAILKIVQPPEDVGGDTLWASGYEAYDRLSPALQKLAESLTATHHQPNFVRVKEAFGAELIDQFRGAPENNGLDFKAEHPVVRTNPVTGWKSLFGAGHQVHAGWINGVTERESEILKAYFYQLISENHDLQVRFRWNKNDLAIWDNRSMFHTATYDYVGKRQGNRVVSLGEKPYFDPNSKSRREALGLL; encoded by the exons atggcCCCTCCTGCCGCCGACATCGATGTACAGACTGCTCCTGTGGTGGTTCCTGTTCCGACCAAAGGATCCATCGCTCCCGGACACAGCAGCGCCTCTAGGCTTTCGGGGCCCTTGACCTACTCGGGCACTCTCGACACCTATGAGCATTTCGATGTCACGAATGTAATCGGTCGCGAGTTCACCAACTTGCAACTGAGTGAGATCCTACATGATGACGATAAAATCCGTGATCTCGCCATTCTCG TTTCTCAACGAGGCGTCGTGTTCTTCCGCAACCAAGATCTAAGCATTGACGACCAGAAGCTCTTGGGTCAAAGACTGGGTGAGTTGACAGGAAAGCCTGAGACGTCCAAGCTCCACAAGCACGCCCTTGCCAACAGCAAGCGCGGTATTGCCGTCGATGAGAATGGCAAgctcgacgacgaggttTCTGTCATCTCGTCGGAGCAGAATCGGAAGTACTACGCCGATCGTTATGGCTATACTGCAAAGAGACTGGCGAGTGAGGGCTGGCATGCTGA CATCACGTTCGAGCATACCCCTTCCGACTATGCCATCCTCAAGATTGTGCAGCCTCCCGAAGATGTTGGCGGAGATACCCTCTGGGCCTCTGGCTATGAGGCGTATGACCGTTTAAGCCCTGCGCTTCAGAAGTTGGCCGAGAGCCTGACTGCGACGCATCATCAGCCCAACTTTGTCAGGGTCAAAGAAGCCTTCGGTGCTGAGCTGATTGATCAGTTCCGTGGTGCTCCGGAGAATAATGGGTTGGATTTCAAGGCTGAGCA CCCTGTTGTCCGCACCAACCCAGTCACCGGGTGGAAGTCTCTCTTCGGAGCCGGGCACCAAGTGCATGCCGGTTGGATCAACGGCGTCACGGAGCGTGAGAGTGAGATTCTCAAGGCTTATT TTTACCAACTCATTTCTGAGAACCACGACCTTCAAGTCCGCTTCCGTTGGAACAAGAACGATCTTGCCATATGGGACAA CCGATCGATGTTCCATACAGCTACGTA CGACTATGTCGGCAAGAGACAGGGCAACCGGGTGGTGTCGCTGGGAGAGAAACCCTATTTCGACCCCAACTCCAAATCCAGACGGGAGGCACTTGGCTTGCTCTAG